The Tubulanus polymorphus chromosome 6, tnTubPoly1.2, whole genome shotgun sequence genome includes a region encoding these proteins:
- the LOC141907307 gene encoding uncharacterized protein LOC141907307: MFVFIASSNDRCPGNDEVEFADSCYYFNEKELTQLQVQTSCQNRGMSQLDVESQEERDFIVGQMGKRKWNSAWTGGTLTQTDWHWEHNMTSLDIGAQGCFVDKKDGIFNSKNRDLQVRIRRSNSMTIDICMKLCKHEKWKYAGLQYAKECWCGNKYGRYGYGISCGLQCSGDRTKNCGGPLHNYIYNVNGGFDFWKKNRPNSGRETKSCAVISAFDYRWSEQTCSALLKFICEIKGTETCDNVKKGGRCLYASSVKLSWFKAREFCAKRGGGLLTITTTMQQVEVRSFISHLKGSDNLIDKFWIGATNVKWMLHTGQPMVYTDWFKTYPKKVKASVEQCVAMFTLTVGLEGPKVHWSEAPCSSPLPNVCEKKLPPRTTTTTHEPSTSATTTRTITMSTASSSTYEIPKTTVTKTTTKSTTTLPRSTITSSTPKQSTMTTSTSTTHPPTTITDSPSTSKPMTSPLISTMTPSTTKSATTRPTTTLTTSTPTNKPISSPLTSKTTTSTHATKPITTSQKSTKTSSSPTTQPMSSPSTITTTSATTTGPITTSPKFTMTSRTQTTKPIATSPTSTMTPSTQTTRLMTTSSKSTMTSSTQTTEPITTSLKSTMTSSPQTTKPITTSLKSTMTTYTLTTQRITSTSITKTTTSLITKPKSSPPTTSTTDSSLTTRRMTTRPSSAKPLPTVEHTSSQANTRPTTPTIKPETTEPATSRTTNNSLITARPTSTEPTVTSPTTIEITTTQSASTKSVITTPKQTMFPSTSRRPMMSSSPSIHRTSTMVGELSTGTTTSQSSKLPSFFTSTMSLSSPSEMISSTTIPLTTRRKTTISPPKISTTNDPSTTDKSISTLIGESTSYPKLSTHYLFSTSVQTTAVAGQLSNSANGMNIYTVLGIGVGIGVVIVLFVLLIFIINSKRNRSQYKAKRLREFDQHSIRRQPNYERSDSLNYANPLFSSDDPTYAVVDQDLINGPRKIPNSLTLGHQQGDEELLYCDNPIYDGISSRLRDDSSLKWNMIVTEEGGSINNDQSEA; the protein is encoded by the exons ATGTTCGTTTTCATAGCTTCAAGTAATGATAGATGTCCAGGCAACGATGAGGTGGAATTCGCCGACTCCTGTTACTACTTCAACGAGAAAGAACTTACTCAACTGCAAGTGCAGACATCCTGCCAAAATCGAGGAATGTCCCAGTTGGACGTTGAGAGTCAGGAAGAGCGAGATTTTATCGTCGGACAAATGGGCAAAAGAAAATGGAACTCTGCTTGGACAGGTGGTACCCTGACGCAAACCGATTGGCATTGGGAACATAATATGA CGTCGCTAGATATAGGGGCACAAGGCtgttttgttgataaaaaGGATGGTATATTCAACAGCAAAAATCGTGATCTTCAAGTAAGAATCCGTCGCTCTAATTCGATGACCATtgatatatgtatgaaattgtgCAAACACGAGAAATGGAAATATGCCGGTCTTCAG TACGCTAAAGAATGCTGGTGCGGAAATAAATATGGCAGATACGGGTACGGAATTTCCTGTGGATTACAATGTTCAGGAGATAGAACCAAAAATTGTGGTGGACCACTGCacaattatatttataatGTTAATG GTGGAtttgatttttggaaaaagaatAGACCGAATTCAGGACGAGAAACCAAGTCATGCGCGGTAATATCAGCATTTGATTATCGGTGGTCGGAACAGACCTGTTCCGCATTGCTAAAATTCATCTGCGAAATAAAAG GAACAGAAACCTGTGATAATGTAAAGAAGGGGGGCCGCTGTTTGTATGCCAGTTCCGTAAAGCTGTCGTGGTTTAAAGCGCGAGAATTTTGCGCTAAAAGAGGTGGTGGTCTGTTAACCATTACTACAACGATGCAACAGGTTGAAGTAAGAAGTTTCATCAGTCATTTGAAAGGTTCGGATAATCTGATTGATAAATTTTGGATCGGTGCTACAAACGTGAAGTGGATGTTACACACTG GACAACCGATGGTATATACGGATTGGTTCAAAACTTACCCTAAAAAGGTAAAGGCTTCGGTGGAACAATGCGTGGCGATGTTCACGCTAACTGTCGGATTAGAAGGGCCCAAAGTTCACTGGTCGGAAGCTCCGTGTTCCAGTCCACTACCAAACGTTTGCGAAAAAA AGCTACCTCCTCGAACGACGACAACTACACATGAGCCATCTACCTCTGCAACAACTACCCGAACCATTACCATGTCTACAGCATCTAGTTCAACATACGAAATACCAAAGACCACTGTTACAAAAACTACAACTAAGTCTACTACAACTCTACCAAGATCTACCATTACTTCATCAACTCCAAAACAATCAACAATGACCACTAGTACATCAACTACTCATCCACCAACAACCATTACAGATAGTCCATCAACGTCCAAACCAATGACTTCTCCGTTGATATCTACCATGACTCCCTCTACTACCAAGTCAGCGACTACTCGCCCCACAACAACTTTGACCACAAGCACACCAACTAACAAACCTATATCATCGCCATTAACATCTAAAACGACTACTAGTACACATGCTACTAAACCAATAACCACTTCACAAAAATCTACCAAGACTTCTAGTTCACCAACTACTCAACCGATGTCTTCACCATCAACTATAACCACTACTAGTGCAACAACTACGGGTCCAATAACAACTTCACCAAAATTTACCATGACCTCTAGAACACAGACTACTAAACCCATCGCAACTTCACCAACATCTACCATGACCCCTAGTACACAAACTACTAGACTAATGACAACTTCATCAAAATCTACCATGACCTCTAGTACACAAACTACTGAACCAATAACAACTTCACTAAAATCTACCATGACCTCTAGTCCACAAACTACTAAACCAATAACAACTTCACTAAAATCTACCATGACTACTTATACACTTACTACACAACGTATTACTTCAACATCAATTACAAAGACTACTACTTCACTAATAACCAAACCAAAATCTTCACCACCAACTACATCGACTACTGATTCTTCGCTAACAACCAGACGAATGACTACTCGCCCGAGTTCAGCCAAACCATTACCTACGGTGGAACACACAAGTAGTCAAGCAAATACCAGACCAACGACCCCAACAATTAAACCAGAAACTACCGAACCAGCTACTAGTCGCACGACAAACAATTCACTAATAACTGCTAGACCAACATCTACTGAACCCACGGTTACCAGTCCAACAACGATAGAAATAACAACAACTCAGTCGGCGTCCACTAAATCAGTGATTACAACCCCAAAACAAACAATGTTTCCAAGCACATCGAGAAGGCCCATGATGAGCAGCTCTCCATCGATACACCGAACGAGTACGATGGTAGGTGAATTATCAACGGGAACTACAACTTCTCAATCCTCAAAACTGCCCAGTTTTTTCACTTCTACCATGTCATTGAGTTCTCCTTCCGAGATGATATCTTCTACCACTATCCCACTTACAACACGTCGGAAAACAACGATTTCACCACCTAAAATATCGACGACAAACGATCCTTCAACTACAGATAAAAGTATTTCGACTTTGATTGGTGAAAGCACGTCTTATCCCAAATTATCAACACATTACTTATTTTCTACAAGCGTTCAGACAACAGCCGTTGCTGGTCAACTTTCAAACTCGGCAAACGGCATGAATATATATACTGTCTTAGGAATAGGCGTCGGAATTGGAGTGGTAATTGTGTTGTTTGTTTTACTcatattcatcattaattCAAAAAG GAATAGATCACAATACAAAGCAAAAAGACTTCGTGAATTTGATCAGCATAGCATTAGACGACAGCCAAATTACGAGAGGTCGGATTCGTTAAATTACGCGAACCCTTTGTTTTCTAGCGACGACCCGACGTACGCTGTCGTAGATCAGGATTTGATTAATGGTCCACGGAAAATCCCGAATTCGCTAACATTAGGGCACCAGCAAGGCGACGAAGAATTGCTATACTGCGATAATCCGATTTACGACGGCATTTCGTCGAGACTAAGAGACGATAGTAGTTTGAAATGGAACATGATCGTAACCGAGGAAGGCGGTTCGATTAACAACGATCAGTCAGAAGCATAG
- the LOC141907308 gene encoding uncharacterized protein LOC141907308 isoform X1 gives MKKCSCFTLNSFIMGDSDDLELVNGDVVVNTRIENSEHPGKPDMKVFDSLSSKIEDELRMLDWEMSSNIQDDVISDILGKKCLTDMCMHDLPDIKNNDQGVEASENGELPNGYHGSLAENEPMNKPPVDVKLLSPSKRRKLRKKDRAASRETLGSNTRSSVSSMSSNWDDDVDDMAAFGDDEHNASETGSSCSSNEYGVADEERRLAELQATELPPITVLANRYLEDLERVKFARNMAKIDRFARIMVNNALREVNTLFPNVDDSQYWSQLFMDDSTLVGNIVFDSIPFPFELRGAEASSCNQLAENAPPPPPPVAHQQDTEVIFSKKFTTDNVIFTDVPVFKINSEIALKAVDKPQNKYEVYVETEADSPESIKSRRMLQRARFQMHDLQVELRKLKQQMTVENKVESFVMINGNEHANGEDDC, from the exons atgaaaaagtgCAGCTGTTTCAC gcttaattcattcattatggGTGATTCAGATGACTTGGAGCTAGTGAACGGCGATGTAGTTGTGAATACGCGTATTGAAAACAGCGAACATCCGGGCAAGCCGGATATGAAAGTTTTCGACTCGTTGTCAAGCAAAATTGAAGACGAACTTCGAATGCTAGACTGGGAGATGTCATCAAACATTCAAGATGATGTCATTTCCGATATTCTCGGCAAGAAGTGCCTTACAGATATGTGTATGCACGATCTTCCCGATATCAAAAATAACGATCAAGGGGTAGAGGCAAGTGAAAACGGCGAGTTGCCCAATGGCTATCATGGATCATTGGCTGAAAATGAACCGATGAATAAACCTCCTGTGGATGTCAAGCTTCTATCTCCGTCCAAACGGCGAAAATTGAGAAAGAAAGATCGCGCGGCATCTCGCGAGACTTTAGGATCTAACACGAGGTCATCGGTTTCGTCGATGTCTTCAAACTGGGACGACGACGTCGACGATATGGCGGCTTTCGGCGACGACGAACATAACGCTTCCGAGACCGGATCTTCCTGCTCGTCGAACGAGTACGGAGTTGCCGATGAGGAGCGACGCCTAGCGGAATTGCAGGCTACCGAATTGCCGCCGATAACCGTCCTCGCGAATCGTTACCTGGAGGATCTAGAGCGCGTGAAATTCGCCAGGAACATGGCGAAAATCGATCGGTTCGCGAGAATCATGGTAAACAACGCGTTAAGAGAGGTTAACACTCTGTTCCCGAACGTTGACGATTCGCAGTATTGGAGCCAGTTATTCATGGACGATTCAACTCTCGTCGGCAATATCGTTTTCGATTCGATACCGTTCCCGTTCGAACTCAGGGGTGCCGAGGCTTCCTCTTGCAACCAACTTGCCGAAAATGCACCGCCGCCGCCACCACCAGTCGCGCATCAACAGGATACCGAGGtgatattttcgaaaaaattcaCCACCGATAACGTCATATTCACCGACGTGCCCGTCTTCAAGATAAACTCCGAAATCGCTTTGAAAGCGGTCGACAAGCCGCAAAACAAATACGAGGTATACGTCGAGACGGAAGCCGATTCGCCCGAATCGATAAAATCCCGGCGTATGCTGCAAAGGGCAAGATTTCAAATGCACGATTTACAAGTCGAATTACGCAAACTGAAACAACAAATGACAGTCGAAAATAAAGTCGAATCGTTCGTAATGATAAATGGAAACGAACACGCGAATGGGGAAGACGATTGCTAA
- the LOC141907308 gene encoding uncharacterized protein LOC141907308 isoform X2, whose product MGDSDDLELVNGDVVVNTRIENSEHPGKPDMKVFDSLSSKIEDELRMLDWEMSSNIQDDVISDILGKKCLTDMCMHDLPDIKNNDQGVEASENGELPNGYHGSLAENEPMNKPPVDVKLLSPSKRRKLRKKDRAASRETLGSNTRSSVSSMSSNWDDDVDDMAAFGDDEHNASETGSSCSSNEYGVADEERRLAELQATELPPITVLANRYLEDLERVKFARNMAKIDRFARIMVNNALREVNTLFPNVDDSQYWSQLFMDDSTLVGNIVFDSIPFPFELRGAEASSCNQLAENAPPPPPPVAHQQDTEVIFSKKFTTDNVIFTDVPVFKINSEIALKAVDKPQNKYEVYVETEADSPESIKSRRMLQRARFQMHDLQVELRKLKQQMTVENKVESFVMINGNEHANGEDDC is encoded by the coding sequence atggGTGATTCAGATGACTTGGAGCTAGTGAACGGCGATGTAGTTGTGAATACGCGTATTGAAAACAGCGAACATCCGGGCAAGCCGGATATGAAAGTTTTCGACTCGTTGTCAAGCAAAATTGAAGACGAACTTCGAATGCTAGACTGGGAGATGTCATCAAACATTCAAGATGATGTCATTTCCGATATTCTCGGCAAGAAGTGCCTTACAGATATGTGTATGCACGATCTTCCCGATATCAAAAATAACGATCAAGGGGTAGAGGCAAGTGAAAACGGCGAGTTGCCCAATGGCTATCATGGATCATTGGCTGAAAATGAACCGATGAATAAACCTCCTGTGGATGTCAAGCTTCTATCTCCGTCCAAACGGCGAAAATTGAGAAAGAAAGATCGCGCGGCATCTCGCGAGACTTTAGGATCTAACACGAGGTCATCGGTTTCGTCGATGTCTTCAAACTGGGACGACGACGTCGACGATATGGCGGCTTTCGGCGACGACGAACATAACGCTTCCGAGACCGGATCTTCCTGCTCGTCGAACGAGTACGGAGTTGCCGATGAGGAGCGACGCCTAGCGGAATTGCAGGCTACCGAATTGCCGCCGATAACCGTCCTCGCGAATCGTTACCTGGAGGATCTAGAGCGCGTGAAATTCGCCAGGAACATGGCGAAAATCGATCGGTTCGCGAGAATCATGGTAAACAACGCGTTAAGAGAGGTTAACACTCTGTTCCCGAACGTTGACGATTCGCAGTATTGGAGCCAGTTATTCATGGACGATTCAACTCTCGTCGGCAATATCGTTTTCGATTCGATACCGTTCCCGTTCGAACTCAGGGGTGCCGAGGCTTCCTCTTGCAACCAACTTGCCGAAAATGCACCGCCGCCGCCACCACCAGTCGCGCATCAACAGGATACCGAGGtgatattttcgaaaaaattcaCCACCGATAACGTCATATTCACCGACGTGCCCGTCTTCAAGATAAACTCCGAAATCGCTTTGAAAGCGGTCGACAAGCCGCAAAACAAATACGAGGTATACGTCGAGACGGAAGCCGATTCGCCCGAATCGATAAAATCCCGGCGTATGCTGCAAAGGGCAAGATTTCAAATGCACGATTTACAAGTCGAATTACGCAAACTGAAACAACAAATGACAGTCGAAAATAAAGTCGAATCGTTCGTAATGATAAATGGAAACGAACACGCGAATGGGGAAGACGATTGCTAA
- the LOC141907309 gene encoding uncharacterized protein LOC141907309 isoform X1, with protein sequence MFDDMALLGIVWWLLCVNQIIADKCPPDRPDVGYSVKKFHYPINESIAREIIRNRKIDNCFRKCIELFTQDNGKCRAISYTGDQSGIGSTCFMLQTTFKAQPEVFRNQQEVRYIAPFCFKKKKPVVGCPSERPDVLFRTVGNIIPRYHRDVLKIYTDVKLDDCLGICLANFKKITKSDCRAIVYIKQQRKCFVMKTNIQISPESFQQNLVVGIYIEPYCARKDVQRGNNEFYNHVTDSSCDFCVNDFITISTRSSLSAMFFVRVFRNDA encoded by the exons ATGTTCGATGATATGGCTTTACTAGGCATTGTTTGGTGGCTACTCTGCGTGAATC aaataatcgCCGATAAATGTCCTCCTGATAGACCCGATGTCGGCTATTCGGTTAAGAAATTTCACTATCCAATAAACGAAAGCATCGCGCGTGAAATCATCCGCAATCGTAAAATAGATAACTGTTTTAGG AAATGCATTGAACTGTTCACACAGGATAACGGAAAGTGTCGCGCAATCAGTTATACGGGAGACCAATCTGGGATAGGTTCGACGTGCTTTATGCTGCAAACCACGTTCAAGGCTCAGCCGGAAGTTTTTCGAAACCAACAGGAAGTTCGATACATTGCACctttttgtttcaaaaagaaaaaacccg TTGTAGGTTGTCCATCCGAAAGACCTGACGTATTATTCAGAACTGTCGGAAACATAATTCCTAGATACCACAGAGACGTGCTAAAAATATATACTGATGTAAAGTTAGACGACTGCCTAGGC ATTTGCCTTGCGAATTTCAAGAAAATAACCAAATCCGATTGTCGCGCTATAGTCTATATAAAACAGCAAAGGAAATGCTTCGTCATGAAGACGAACATACAAATCAGTCCGGAAAGTTTCCAACAAAATTTGGTGGTCGGAATTTACATTGAGCCATACTGTGCCAGAAAAG ATGTACAGAGAggtaataatgaattctatAACCATGTTACGGACAGTAGTTGTGACTTTTGTGTTAACGATTTTATTACCATATCGACACG GAGTTCATTGTCTGCGATGTTTTTCGTGCGGGTATTTCGAAACGATGCCTAG
- the LOC141907309 gene encoding uncharacterized protein LOC141907309 isoform X2 — MFDDMALLGIVWWLLCVNQIIADKCPPDRPDVGYSVKKFHYPINESIAREIIRNRKIDNCFRKCIELFTQDNGKCRAISYTGDQSGIGSTCFMLQTTFKAQPEVFRNQQEVRYIAPFCFKKKKPVVGCPSERPDVLFRTVGNIIPRYHRDVLKIYTDVKLDDCLGICLANFKKITKSDCRAIVYIKQQRKCFVMKTNIQISPESFQQNLVVGIYIEPYCARKDSVVFGVPDKPTTATGSEEGFSMFLARCDILYISIFG; from the exons ATGTTCGATGATATGGCTTTACTAGGCATTGTTTGGTGGCTACTCTGCGTGAATC aaataatcgCCGATAAATGTCCTCCTGATAGACCCGATGTCGGCTATTCGGTTAAGAAATTTCACTATCCAATAAACGAAAGCATCGCGCGTGAAATCATCCGCAATCGTAAAATAGATAACTGTTTTAGG AAATGCATTGAACTGTTCACACAGGATAACGGAAAGTGTCGCGCAATCAGTTATACGGGAGACCAATCTGGGATAGGTTCGACGTGCTTTATGCTGCAAACCACGTTCAAGGCTCAGCCGGAAGTTTTTCGAAACCAACAGGAAGTTCGATACATTGCACctttttgtttcaaaaagaaaaaacccg TTGTAGGTTGTCCATCCGAAAGACCTGACGTATTATTCAGAACTGTCGGAAACATAATTCCTAGATACCACAGAGACGTGCTAAAAATATATACTGATGTAAAGTTAGACGACTGCCTAGGC ATTTGCCTTGCGAATTTCAAGAAAATAACCAAATCCGATTGTCGCGCTATAGTCTATATAAAACAGCAAAGGAAATGCTTCGTCATGAAGACGAACATACAAATCAGTCCGGAAAGTTTCCAACAAAATTTGGTGGTCGGAATTTACATTGAGCCATACTGTGCCAGAAAAG ATTCCGTTGTATTTGGTGTGCCCGACAAACCCACCACAGCTACCGGGAGCGAAGAAGGCTTTAGCATGTTCCTAGCTAGATGTGATattctttatatttctatttttggatGA